Below is a genomic region from Azoarcus sp. KH32C.
GATTTCCGCCCTTGCTAAACTTTCCGAGTCCGTTACCGTAGTAACCGGGTAAGAATGCCCTGCGGCCGTCATCCTGACAGACGGCTGCAGCGGACAGAACAGGACTTGGCTGCGATGATGCAACGACTAAAGAATTCGCCGATCTGGGTGCGCCTGATTTTGGCCATCGGGAGCCTTCTGATTGCCGTCGGTACCACCCTGGTGGTTTGGGTCTCGGCGGAGCAGGAGCGAATGGCAATCAGCCAGTCCCATGATTTCGCCGAAACCATCAACCAGATGACGATGGCCACGCTGGTGTTCATGAAGAGCACCAAGACGATGAAGAAGCGGGCGATCTACCTGGACCAGGTGAAGAAGTCCTCCGGCCTCACCGACATGCGCGTCGTTCGGGCAGAACCAGTCATCAACCAGTTTGGCGATGGGGACGAGGACGAGATGAACGTCGGTCCCGACGAGAAAGCGGCTATCGAGAGCGGTCAGCCTTTCTTCGAAGTGCGGGAGGATCCCGCGAAAGGCAAGATCCTCAAGGCCGTCTTCCCGCATACCAACCGCAAGAGCTACCTCGGCAAGGACTGTACCGAGTGCCATGACGAGCCGCCCGAGGGCGTCGTGCTCGGCGCCGTGACGATGGAAGTGTCGCTCAACAGCATGACGGCGGCGGTGTCGGCTGCGCGCACGAAACTCATAGGCGGCACGATCGCGGCGCTCGGGTTGATGATCGTGCTGATCTTCCTGTTCCTACAGGCCGTCGTGGCCCGTCCCTTGGCCGTGCTTTCGAGCCGGCTGCGGGACATCGCCGACGGCGAGGGCGATCTGACGCAGCGATTGCCGGTTGCCGCACTGGACGAAGTGGGCCAGGCAGCGACCTACTTCAACCGCATGATGGAAAAGCTGCAGGGCGTGATCCGGAAGATTGCCGCCTCTGCCGACCAGGTATCCGGTGCGGCGAGCGACCTGCAGCGCGGCACGATGGAAATTCGCGCCGGCGCAGGCGAGCAGTCCGAGAAATCGGCATCGGCGGCGTCGGCGGTCGAGGAAATGGCGGCGAGCATCATGTCGGTCGCCCAAGCCAGCGGCGAAGTCGCCGAGCTCGCTCGCAACAGTCTGTCGCGAGCCGAGAGTGGCAATTCGGACGTTGTCGAGCTGACCGGCAGGTTGTCCGAGGTGGATGCTGCCGTCGGAAAGATGACGCACACGGCAGGCGATTTCATCGAGAAGACGGGCGCCATCACGAGCCTTACGGCACGGGTCAAGGAAATTGCCGATCAGACCAATCTGCTCGCCCTGAACGCCGCGATCGAGGCGGCGCGCGCGGGCGAGCACGGGCGGGGCTTCGCGGTGGTCGCCGACGAAGTGCGGAAGCTTGCCGAGAAGTCGACACGCTCGGCGAGCGACATCGACGATGTCACGAACAGTCTCAATGCCGGGTCGGAAGAGGTGCGAGCGGCAATCACGCAAGGGGCGGATGCCCTGGTGCAGATCCGCGAGTCGATGCGACGTGTTTCCGATGCCCTGCAAAGCAATATGGATTCGGCGAGCCGCGTTGCAGACGGCATGACAAGCATCGCCACCGCCACTGAAGAGCAGATGCAAGCGAGCGGCCTCGCGGCAAGCAGCGTCGAGATGATCGCCGGCCTTGCTCAGAAGGCTAGCAACTCGATCGACGGCGTCGCCAGCGCGACTGAGAGCCTGGAGCTTCTGGCGGCGGATCTCCGCGACGAAATCCGCCGCTTCCGCGTTTAACAAAGCGTTGCACGGATGCAACGACTGGCCCTTGCTACTGAGGGCGGTATAAGAAACAATTCGATACATAGGGGTATTCGTGGATCGAACCCCAACGAGGAGTTGAAATGAAAAGGTTTGGTGTCATTGCCCTGGCAATGGCGGCGGCAATCCACAGCCTGCCTGCCCTCGCGATGGACGCGGATGCTGCAGACAAGCTGGTGCGCAAGAGCAAGTGTCTTACCTGTCACGCGGTCGATAAGAAGAAGGATGGTCCGTCGTTCAAGGAATCGGCGGACAAGTACCGAGGTAAGCCCGAGGCAATGGACAAGCTCACCAAGCACGTGACGGTGCCCAGCAAGGTCAAGGTTGACGGCAAGGAAGAGGATCACGAGACCCTCAAGACCGACGATCCGGCGGCGGTCAAAAATGTCGTGGAGTGGATTTTGTCTCGCTGAGATCCGCAGGAGTTCACTGCGAACTCCGACCAGGGAGGTGCGATAGACGAAGGTCCGATTGTCCCGGGTGAGTCCCACGGGGGCGGAATCGGGGCTGACGTGGCGAGGGATGCGCGACGTCAGCCCTTTTATTGCAGTAGAAAGGGGAGAAGCACATGAAGTTGAAACTGAACAGCGTTCGTGACTGGATGCTGAAATTGCTTGCGGGGGCAATGGTGCTCGCCTGCGTGAGCGTCGGAGCCGTCGAGGCCCGCGAAGTGAAGGATAGCGTCCAGGTCGGCGATGCCGTCTGTACGCGCTGTCACGACGAAGGGGAAGCCAAGCCCATCCTGTCGATCGGCAAGACCCGCCATGGCACCATGGCCGACTCGAAAGCCGGCACCTGTACCAGCTGTCACGGCGATAGCCCGACCCACATCAACAAGCCGTCGGACGTGACCGAGCGTCCGAAGCCCACCGTCAACTTCGGCAAGAAGTCCACGACCCCGATTGCCGATCGCAACAAGGCCTGTTTGAGCTGCCACCAGGGTGGTGTGAACATGCATTGGCAGTCGGGGCCCCACGCGGCCGCCGACCTCGAATGCGCGTCCTGTCACCGTATCCACGGGGCACAGGATCCCGTGCGCGAGCGTGCGACGCAGCCCGAAGTCTGCTTCAGCTGTCATAAGGAGCAGCGCGTTCTCGTGAACCGCCAGTCCCACCATCCGATCAAGGAAGGGACGGTCGTATGTTCCGACTGCCATAACGTCCACGGTTCCGCCGGTCCGAAGATGATGAACCGCGATAGCGTGGTGCAGACCTGCTACACCTGCCACATGGAGAAGCGTGGTCCCTTCATCCGTACTCACCAACCGGTGACCGAGGATTGCACGATCTGCCATAACCCGCATGGTTCGAACGTCGCCAACCTGCTCAAATCCCGTCCGCCCTTCCTCTGCCAGCAGTGTCATGAACCGGGGACCCACCAGGGCGGCGTTGCCAACCTGAACCCGCTGAATACTGCGACCGGTAACAACACGCTCGCGCGTGGTTGTACGAACTGCCACACGCAGATTCACGGGACGAACAATCCGGTCAATGCCGGCAACGAGCGGACCTTCCGCCGTTGATCAGGGAGGGATGAGAAAAATGAAAAACCGTGCATTCGACACGACTCTTCGCCTGTCGGCGCTTGCCGCCGCCGTTGCGGCCCTTTTCCCGCTGCAGGCCATGGCAGACGAGCCTGATGACATGACCATGCTGACCAAGCCGGAAAGCTCGGTGCGCTTCGGTCTGGGTTATGTTGGCGAGGACAACCACAACTACGGCATGTACCGCGCCCAGCAGGACAGTGGGCTGTATGGGCTGGTCGACATGGACATCGTGCGCCGCGACGATGAAACCGGCACCTGGTACAAGCTGCGCGGCCGCAATCTGGGGTTCGATTCGCGCGAACTGGGGCTTGTTTATGGTCCGCAGGGGAACTGGAAGTTCTCCCTCGACTACCGCGGTCTGCCGCGCTACAGCCAATACTCGGTGAACACCGGGTTGCGCGGCATGGGTTCCGAGAACCTCACCGTCTCGCCGGCGAACAAGCGCGATGTGATTCTCCACACCCAGCGCGAGCGGATTTCCCTTGGCTTCGAAAAGTCGCTCGGCGAGAACCTGAGTGCCGAGTTCCGCTTCACCAACGAAGACAAGGACGGGTCCCGTCTGTGGGGGCGCGGCACGAGCGCCAATCCGGCGCCCAACCGTTGGTTCAATTTCATCACCGAGCCGATCGACAATCGCATCACGCAATGGGAAGCCAAGCTCGCCTATAGCGATGCGCGCTTCCAACTCCGCGGGGGGTACTACGGTTCGCAATTCACGAACCATAATGCCCAACTGAATATTTCGGGAGGCGGCGCGGGTCTGAATGCGGCCGGTATTGGCACGCTTTCGCCGCTGGGGCTGCCGCCAAGCAATGAGGCGCATCAGTTTTATGTCGATGGTGGGTATAGCTTCACCGACACCACGCGTGCCTCGTTCAAGGTCGCTTTCACCCGCGCGACGCAAAGCGAAGATTTCATCGATCTGCCCGCCGGACAAACGATTCGGAGCTCCGTTGGGCGCAGCGACTTGGGTGGTCACGTCGATACGTCCATGGCGTTTATCGGCCTGAGTTCGCGGCCCTTGCCGAAGCTTTCGCTGATCGCGAACCTGCGCTACGAGGATCGTGACGACAAGACGCCGATTCGGCAGTACATCGACACGACGCCGACGGGCAACCACGACGGCACCAACGAGACCCGCTCCTTCCGTGCCCAGCAGGGCAAGGTGGAAGCCAATTACCAGTTGGGCCGCGGCTATAGCGTCGTGGCCGGCTTCGAGAACGAGGAAAAGCAGCGTAACGCATCGGCCGTGCGTGTCGTGAGCCACCGCGATGCGACCGACGAAGCCTCGTGGAAGCTCGAACTGCGGCGCACCTTGTCGGAGACCTTGAATGGTTCGGTCGCCTACATCCGCAGCGATCGAAACGGCTCGGATTTCCTTGTGAATCGCGCGCTCAATGGCACGATTTCGCGTAATTTTGTCGCGCCGATTCACATGGCCGACCGAGACCGCGAGAAGGTGCGGTTGAGCACGGACTGGACCCCGATCGAATCACTCAACTTCCAGCTCATCGCGGAAGATGCACGAGACGACTACGGGACCCGCGCCGACCTCGGCATTGGGGCACGCAAGGGCAGCGCGACGATGTACTCGCTCGACGCGGCCTTCACGCCCGACGATGCGACCAAGTTCAACGCCTGGGCAACGCACGCCGATACGCGTTCGAAGCAGGGCGCTGTGTCAGGTTCGACGGCCGCATCGTTCCCGATCCCGCTGGCAGGGCAGACGGAACTTACGCCCGCCCAGGCGGCGACGCTGAAGATCTGGGGCGCCGCATTGCGCAACACCAGCGATGCGTTCGGTCTTGGTGGCGAGTTGAAGGTTTCCGCCAAGCTGCAGGTCGGTGCGAGCGTCGAGTTCTCGTACGACAAGGCGCAGTACCTGCTGCATGACGAGCAGAACGTATCCGGCTCGCAGAATTTGCCGGATATCAAGTACCGCACCACGACGCTGCGCCTCTTCAGCCAGTACGCGATGCGCAAGAACGCCGGGATGCGCTTCGAGTACATCCACGACCGTCGCCTCGCCGACGACTGGACCTGGAAAACGTGGCAGTATCTGGCGAACGCGCCGACCACCATTGCCGACGGCACGACGATCCGCCAGGATCCGTCGCAGACGGTCAATTTCATCGGAGTCTCCGCCTACTACAAGTGGTGGTAATACCGAGCGCGGCTTGATCGGTCGCATCAAGAAGAACGCCGTTCGGTTCGCACCGAACGGCGTTCTTACTTCCGTTCCGATTGGCCGCGCGGATCGCCCGTCCTATGGCCGAAAGGCAGTCAGAGCGTGGGGAAGACGTCGAAGTCGTTGTTCTCCGGTATTTCACCCGCGAGCACTTCGACCCGCTCGACGCGAGCCATCAAGGGGCCGCGGTGTGCCCACGCGATGAAAGCCTCAACATTCGGCCGCGGGCCCGCAATGAGTGCCTCCACAGCGCCGCTGCGCCGATTCCGCACCCAGCCGGAGAGTCCGAGCCGAACACCTTCGGCCTGTGCGCTGGCTCTGTAGCCGACGCCTTGGACCAGACCGTGAATCGTCAGGAGTCGTACGACGATCGCGGCTTCAGGCATATGAGACCTCCGGGACCAGGCCGCCTGTACGTTGGGCGCGGAACAGGGCATCCGTGATATTGCCGGCGAGGTGGTCGCGGCCGAGGGTTTCCGCGAACCCGGATCGTTCGAGGATCGATGCCGGCTGCGAATTCAGGTCGCACAGGATCAGTTCGGCGCCCCGTTTCTGCAGGTTGCGGTGCAGCGTCTGCAGGATGTCGAGGCCGGTCGTGTCGATGTTGATGACCTTTTCCATGTCGAGAATGAGCGCGTCGGGGTGCCCGTCCTGCATCAGCAGGAGGTTCTCCAGCTTGTTCGCCGCACCGAAAAAGAGGCTGCCGAAGACGCGGTAGGCGATGATTCGGGGCGTTCCGTCGTCCCGCGCCAAGGCATCAACTCCATAATAGTCTTCAAGCGGAATCCTTTCGATGCGGGTCAGGTCCGACATGCGATAGATGAAGAACAGGCTTGCGAGCACCATCCCGAGTTCGACGGCGAGGGTGAGGTCGAAGACCACCGTGACGATGAAGGTCCCGAGGAGGATTGCACGGTATTGCACGGAGTAGCGCGTCAGCTCGCGCCAGCCGAAGGCATGCCATTCGCCCATGTTGACCGATACCACCACCACGATGGCCGACAGCGTTGCCAGCGGGATGTGGCTCGCGAGGGGCGCCAGCGCGAGCACCACGGCAAGCAACACGAGACCGTGGAGCATGCCGGCGACGGGCGTTCTACCGCCGGAGCGGATATTGGTCGCAGTGCGCGCAATCGCACCGGTCGCGGCGAAGCCGCCGAAGAGCGGCGCCACGACGTTCGCGATGCCCTGCGCCATCAACTCCTGGTTCGGGTCGTGGCGGTCGTCGATCTGGCTGTCGGCCACGCGTGCAGACAGCAGGGATTCGATGGCCCCCAGCAGCGCGATCGTCAGCGCCGGAGCGATCAACTTTCCGAGCGTGCTCAGCGACAAGGCGGGAAAGCCGAAGCCCGGCAGATCCTGGGGGATGCCGCCGAAGCGGCTGCCGATCGTGTCGATCGGCAGGTGAAGGAGCGCATTCACCGCCGTGGCGATCAGCAGCACAGCGAGGGGGCCTGGCAGCCGGCGCATCCAAGCTGCGCGCGCGGCGAGCCGATTCCAGCTCAGCAGGATCGCCAGCGATGCGACCGACGCGGCAAGCGTCGGCAGGTGGAGCGTGTTCGCGGCGTCAAACAGCGCTTCCATCTTGCCGAAGAACTCTCCGGGCATCTTCGCGATGTTGAGCCCGAGGAAATCCTTGATCTGTGAAATGAAGATGACGACTGCGATCCCGTTCGTGAAGCCGATCACCACCGAGACGGGGATGAAGCGGATCATGTTGCCGAGCCGGAAGGCCCCCATCGCCAGCAGCATGACCCCCGACATCATCGTCGCGATCAGCAGGTTGGGAACCCCGTAGTCGACGACGATGCCGTAGATGATCGGAATGAAGGCGCCGGTCGGCCCGCCGATCTGTACGCGTGAACCGCCCAGCGCCGAGATCAGGAAGCCGGCGACAATGGCCGTCCAGATGCCCGCCGTGGGTGTCATGCCCGAGGCGATGGCAAACGCCATCGCGAGCGGCAGGGCGAGCACGCCGACGGTGATGCCGGCGGAAAGGTCGTGCGTGAAGCTTGTCCGGTGGTAGCCGGACAGCGTGTCAAACAGCTTGGGGCGAAACGTGATCATGAGGCCTCCTCAATCCCTCGGTATGCGGCAACGATTGCTGGCGGGTGCAGCACAGTCGACCGGGTGCCGTGCGCTGCTGCACGAGCCAGCGCTTGGAGGGAGTGAGGGGCATCTACGCTGCGTTTCCTACTTGACGCGCATTCCGGCAGCAGCCCCGTTGTCCGGCGAGAGAATGTAGAGTCCGCCGGTCTTGCCATCCGGGTCGGAGGCAGCCAGCACCATCCCTTCGCTCATGCCGAACTTCATCTTGCGCGGCGCGAGATTGGCGACCATCACGGTCAGGCGGCCGACCAGCGTCGCCGGATCGTAGGCCGACTTGATGCCGGCAAAGACCTGGCGCGGCTTTTCTTCGCCGATGTCCAGTTGCAGCCGGATGAGCTTGTCGGCGCCCTCCACGTGCTCGGCGCTGACGATCCGCGCGATGCGCAGATCGACCTTCGTGAAGTCGTCGATCGAGATGTGCGCCATCGCAGTCTCTGCCGACTGCGCCTCGTGCTGCTGCTTTTCGGCATGGCGCTGCTGTGAGCTCGCCGCCTTGGTTTCGGCTGCGGCAGGCGCGAGCGACTCGCGATTGGCTTCGAGCAGGGCGTCGACCTGCTTGCGCTCGACGCGGGTCATCAGGTGGGCGTACGCGTTGATCGAATGTCCTGCGGGCAGCGCAGCCCAGGTTTCCTGCCACGACAGCGGCTCGATCGCCAGGAACGCTTCGACCTTCGCGGCGAGCGCGGGCAATACCGGCTTGAGGTAACGCGTCAGGTCGCGGAAGAGCGTCAGTGCGGTGCTGCAAACGCCATGCAGTTGTGCTTCCCGGCCTTCCTGCTTGGCGAGCTCCCAGGGCTTGTTGTCGTTCACATACTGGTTTGCGAGGTCTGCGAGATGCATGATCTCGCGCATCGCACGGCCGTAGTCTCGCTCCTCGTAGGCTTGCGAAATTGCGCCGGACTCGAAGGCGGCCTTGAACGCGTCGGTCGCCGCGGCGTCCGTCGCACCCAGCTTGCCCTCGAAGCGCTTGCTGATGAAGCCTGCGCAGCGGCTGGCAATGTTGACGTACTTGCCGACCAGGTCCGAATTGACCTTGGCAATCATGTCGTCCAGGTTGAGGTCGACGTCCTCCATCGTGCCGTTCGACTTAGTCGCAAAGTAGTAACGCAGCCATTCGGCGTTCAGCCCTTGATCGACGTAGGAGCGTGCGGTGATGAAGGTGCCGCGGCTCTTGCTCATCTTCGCCCCGTCGACGGTCAGGAAACCGTTTACGCACAATTGCGTCGGCGTCCGGTAGCCGGCGAATTCCAGCATTGCGGGCCAGAAGAGCGCGTGGAAATACAGGATGTCCTTGCCGATGAAGTGCACCATCTCTGTGCCGGCCGCGGCCGCGCGGGTCGGATCGACGAAATCCTCGACGACGATGTCACCGCGCTTGTCCGCCAGGTTGCGGAAGCTCGCAAGGTAGCCGATCGGCGCGTCTAGCCAGACGTAGAAGTACTTGCCGGGTGCTCCCGGAATCTCGAAGCCGAAGTAGGGCGCGTCGCGCGAAATGTCCCAGTCGGACAGCGTGTTCTCGCCGTCGCCGGTCGTTCCGTCGCCCAGCCACTCCTTCATCTTGTTGGCCGCTTCGGCCTGCAGGCGCCGGGTACCGTCGGCGCTGGTGCCGCGCGTCCATTCGCGCAGGAAGGCCACCGCACGCGGGTCGGACAGACGGAAGAAGTAATGCTCCGACGTCTTCAGCACCGGCTTCGCGCCGGATACCGCGGAGTACGGGTTCTTCAGTTCCGTCGGTGCGTAGGCGGCGCCGCAGACCTCGCAATTGTCGCCGTACTGGTCCGCCGCACCGCACTTGGGGCACTCGCCCTTGATGAAACGGTCCGGCAGGAACATCTCCTTGACCGGGTCGTAGAACTGTTCGATGGCGCGGGTGTCGATAAAGCCCGCATTCTTCAGGCGCGCGTAGACGTCCTCCGCATAGGCGCGATTTTCCGGGCTGTGCGTGCTGTGGTAGTTGTCGAAGGCGACGCCGAAATCGGTGAAGTCGCGCAGATGCTGACCGTGGACCCGCCCGATCAGCGCCTCAGGCGTGATGCCTTCCTTTTCGGCGCGCAGCATGATCGGCGTGCCGTGCGTGTCGTCCGCGCAGACGTAATGGACCGTGTTGCCGCGCATGCGCTGATAGCGCACCCAGACGTCGCCCTGGATGTAGCCGACCAGGTGGCCGAGGTGGATGTCGCCGTTGGCGTAGGGGAGGGCGTTCGTAACGAGGATATTCCGGGGCATGGCAAGTCTGCGAAAGCGAAAACGGGATTTTAGCAAAGCCCCGGCGCGACTTCGTGGCGCGAGGCATTTCAAGGCGGTTATTTGAACGGACGCACGACAATTTCGATACGCCGATTCCTGGCGCGACCGGTTTCGGTTCCGTTGTCTGCGATCGGTTCCGCTTCGCCGCGGCCGTCGGCGACGAGGCGGGACAGGGCAATTCCGCGCGTCCTGAGGTACTCGACCACCGCCTCGGCCCGCCGGATCGACAGTTGCAGGTTGTAGGTCTCGCTCCCGACGCTATCGGTGTGTCCGATCACGAGGATCTCGGTCTCGGGTGTCACAGCCAGCACGGAAGCGATCTTGTCGAGCGTCGTCCTCAGACCGGCCTTCGGCGCGGCATCGTCACGCGCAAAGGCATCCGCCCCGGGCACCAGGATTCGCAGTTGTTCGTCGGAGGCTGTCGGGAGTGATAGGTCCGGACGGCCTCCAAGGGCGCCTTTGATCCGGTCTCGTTCGGCCGGCCAATCGACCTTCGGTGTCGGGAGGGTGACGTGCCGGCCATTTTCGGCCGCTGCCGCGGCGCGCGGTGCGGCGGGGGGCGTGGCGCAGGCGGAAAGCGTCGCAATCAGCGCGCAGGCTGCCAAGGCCGCAAATCGGGGCATGCTCGTGTACTTCCTGGAAGGAGCGTGAATTTTCGGGACCGCGATTTTACCGTTTCGACGCATTCCCGATGCCCCTTTTTCCATAGAGGATGAGCGCCGGAGCGGGCTTAGGTATGATGCCTGTACTTGTTGCCCCTGGAGTGGGCCCTCGACCGTCAAGGATTGTTCGCCATGAGTCTGACCCCCGAGTCAATCAACGAGGCTCTCAAAGCCGTCATCGACCCGAATACCGGCAAGGATCTCGTTTCGACACGCTGTATCCGCAATATCTCCATCGCTGGCGGCAAAGTCAGTTTCGAAGTCGAACTGGGTTATCCGGCACAGACGCAGCATGCGGTGATCCGTGACATGGTTTGTGCCGCCGTCGCCGCGCTGCCGGGAGTCGCGCGTGTCGATGCGCACGTCACCAGCAAGATCGTCGCCCACGCTGTGCAGCAGGGCGTGAAGTTGCTGCCTGGCGTCAAGAACATCATTGCTGTCGCATCCGGAAAGGGCGGCGTGGGCAAGAGCACGACCGCTGCAAACCTGGCCTTGGCACTTGCCGCGGAGGGTGCGCGCGTCGGCATCCTGGATGCCGACATCTATGGCCCCTCGCAGCCGCAGATGCTGGGTATCGGCGACCAGCGCCCGCAATCGCTCGACGGGAAGAGCATGGAACCGCTCGAGGCCCACGGCCTGCAGACGATGTCCATCGGTTTCCTGGTCGACGTCGAGACCCCGATGGTTTGGCGCGGCCCGATGGCGACGCAGGCGCTGACCCAGTTGTTGCGCGAAACCAACTGGAAGGACTTGGACTACCTCATCGTCGACATGCCCCCGGGCACCGGCGACATCCAGCTCACGCTATCGCAGAACGTGCCGTTGACCGGTGCGGTGATCGTGACGACGCCCCAAGACATCGCCCTGCTCGATGCGCGCAAGGGCATCAAGATGTTCGAAAAAGTCGGTGTGCCGATCGTCGGTGTGATCGAGAACATGAGCATCCACATCTGCTCGAACTGCGGTCACGAGGAGCCGATCTTCGGTACGGGCGGTGGCGCAAGGCTTTGTTCCGACTACAATATTCCCTTCCTGGGAGCGCTTCCGCTGGATCTGAAGATCCGTCAGGAAACCGATGCCGGTGCCCCGACGGTCGTGTCCGATCCCGACAGCCGCATCGCGGGCGTCTACCGCGAAATCGCCCGCAAGGTCGCCGTCCGCGTCGCCGAAAAGGCCAAGGACATGACCCACAAGTTCCCCAACATCGTCATCAAGAACACCTGATCGACAGGCGCCGCTCGATTTGTGCTTTTGATCCGGCGGCGCATGCCCTAAACTACGCGGATTTTTCGCGTCCGGTCGCCCCGGGCAGGTTCACGAGGAATCCGCACTCCATGTCTATCAAGTCCGACAAGTGGATCCGCCGCATGGCGGAGCAGCACGGGATGATCGAGCCTTTCGCCCCGGAGCTGGTGCGCCAGAACGACGGTGGCAAGATCGTCTCCTACGGTACGTCCAGCTACGGCTACGATGTCCGTTGCGCCAACGAATTCAAGATCTTCACGAACATCAACTCGACGATCGTCGACCCGAAGGATTTCGACGCACGCAACTTCGTCGATTTCGTCGGCGACGTCTGCATCATCCCGCCGAACTCCTTTGCGCTTGCGCGGACCGTCGAATATTTCCGCATTCCGCGCAGCGTGCTGACCGTGTGCCTCGGCAAGTCCACGTACGCGCGCTGCGGCATCATCGTCAACGTCACCCCGCTCGAACCCGAGTGGGAAGGCCATGTGACGCTGGAATTCTCGAATACCACCCCCTTGCCCGCGAAAATCTACGCGAATGAAGGGATTGCGCAGATGCTCTTTTTCGAGTCCGATGAGGAGTGCGCCACCTCCTATCGCGACCGGGGCGGCAAGTATCTCGGCCAGACCGGCGTAACGCTGCCGAAGATCTGATTGACCTGTCGAACCGCCGGCGTGCGGAAGCGATGATCAACGGGGCCGTCTGACGGCCCTTTGTGCTTTCCGGTGAGCCGGGAGCAAACATGACGCGGGCGAAGCCCGCTGCCGCAAGGCGAGCAGTTGGAGAACATTGGGATGCGCTTTCACTTTCCGATCATCATCATCGACGAGGACTTCCGCTCGGAAAACACCAGCGGCCTCGGTATCCGCGCACTGGCCCAGGCCATTGAAGACGAAGCGATGGAGGTGCTCGGGGTCACGAGCTACGGCGACCTAAGGTCCTTCGCCCAGCAGCAGAGCCGAGCCTCCGCCTTCATCCTGTCGATCGACGACGAAGAGTTCTCTTCGCCGGAAGCCGCCGACAAGGCGATTGCCGACCTGCGCGCCTTCGTCGAAGAGATCCGCTTCCGCAACGCCGACATCCCGATCTTCCTGCACGGCGAAACGCGCACCAGCCGCCACATCCCGAACGATGTGCTGCGCGAGATGCACGGCTTCATCCACATGTTCGAGGACACGCCCGAGTTCATCGCCCGCTACGTCGTGCGCGAAGCGAAGAACTACCTCGAAAGCCTCCCGCCGCCGTTCTTCCGCGCCCTGACGCATTACGCCGCGGAC
It encodes:
- a CDS encoding c-type cytochrome; translation: MKRFGVIALAMAAAIHSLPALAMDADAADKLVRKSKCLTCHAVDKKKDGPSFKESADKYRGKPEAMDKLTKHVTVPSKVKVDGKEEDHETLKTDDPAAVKNVVEWILSR
- a CDS encoding DmsE family decaheme c-type cytochrome, translating into MKLKLNSVRDWMLKLLAGAMVLACVSVGAVEAREVKDSVQVGDAVCTRCHDEGEAKPILSIGKTRHGTMADSKAGTCTSCHGDSPTHINKPSDVTERPKPTVNFGKKSTTPIADRNKACLSCHQGGVNMHWQSGPHAAADLECASCHRIHGAQDPVRERATQPEVCFSCHKEQRVLVNRQSHHPIKEGTVVCSDCHNVHGSAGPKMMNRDSVVQTCYTCHMEKRGPFIRTHQPVTEDCTICHNPHGSNVANLLKSRPPFLCQQCHEPGTHQGGVANLNPLNTATGNNTLARGCTNCHTQIHGTNNPVNAGNERTFRR
- a CDS encoding MtrB/PioB family decaheme-associated outer membrane protein; protein product: MKNRAFDTTLRLSALAAAVAALFPLQAMADEPDDMTMLTKPESSVRFGLGYVGEDNHNYGMYRAQQDSGLYGLVDMDIVRRDDETGTWYKLRGRNLGFDSRELGLVYGPQGNWKFSLDYRGLPRYSQYSVNTGLRGMGSENLTVSPANKRDVILHTQRERISLGFEKSLGENLSAEFRFTNEDKDGSRLWGRGTSANPAPNRWFNFITEPIDNRITQWEAKLAYSDARFQLRGGYYGSQFTNHNAQLNISGGGAGLNAAGIGTLSPLGLPPSNEAHQFYVDGGYSFTDTTRASFKVAFTRATQSEDFIDLPAGQTIRSSVGRSDLGGHVDTSMAFIGLSSRPLPKLSLIANLRYEDRDDKTPIRQYIDTTPTGNHDGTNETRSFRAQQGKVEANYQLGRGYSVVAGFENEEKQRNASAVRVVSHRDATDEASWKLELRRTLSETLNGSVAYIRSDRNGSDFLVNRALNGTISRNFVAPIHMADRDREKVRLSTDWTPIESLNFQLIAEDARDDYGTRADLGIGARKGSATMYSLDAAFTPDDATKFNAWATHADTRSKQGAVSGSTAASFPIPLAGQTELTPAQAATLKIWGAALRNTSDAFGLGGELKVSAKLQVGASVEFSYDKAQYLLHDEQNVSGSQNLPDIKYRTTTLRLFSQYAMRKNAGMRFEYIHDRRLADDWTWKTWQYLANAPTTIADGTTIRQDPSQTVNFIGVSAYYKWW
- a CDS encoding acylphosphatase, with protein sequence MPEAAIVVRLLTIHGLVQGVGYRASAQAEGVRLGLSGWVRNRRSGAVEALIAGPRPNVEAFIAWAHRGPLMARVERVEVLAGEIPENNDFDVFPTL
- a CDS encoding methyl-accepting chemotaxis protein; amino-acid sequence: MMQRLKNSPIWVRLILAIGSLLIAVGTTLVVWVSAEQERMAISQSHDFAETINQMTMATLVFMKSTKTMKKRAIYLDQVKKSSGLTDMRVVRAEPVINQFGDGDEDEMNVGPDEKAAIESGQPFFEVREDPAKGKILKAVFPHTNRKSYLGKDCTECHDEPPEGVVLGAVTMEVSLNSMTAAVSAARTKLIGGTIAALGLMIVLIFLFLQAVVARPLAVLSSRLRDIADGEGDLTQRLPVAALDEVGQAATYFNRMMEKLQGVIRKIAASADQVSGAASDLQRGTMEIRAGAGEQSEKSASAASAVEEMAASIMSVAQASGEVAELARNSLSRAESGNSDVVELTGRLSEVDAAVGKMTHTAGDFIEKTGAITSLTARVKEIADQTNLLALNAAIEAARAGEHGRGFAVVADEVRKLAEKSTRSASDIDDVTNSLNAGSEEVRAAITQGADALVQIRESMRRVSDALQSNMDSASRVADGMTSIATATEEQMQASGLAASSVEMIAGLAQKASNSIDGVASATESLELLAADLRDEIRRFRV
- a CDS encoding SulP family inorganic anion transporter, producing MITFRPKLFDTLSGYHRTSFTHDLSAGITVGVLALPLAMAFAIASGMTPTAGIWTAIVAGFLISALGGSRVQIGGPTGAFIPIIYGIVVDYGVPNLLIATMMSGVMLLAMGAFRLGNMIRFIPVSVVIGFTNGIAVVIFISQIKDFLGLNIAKMPGEFFGKMEALFDAANTLHLPTLAASVASLAILLSWNRLAARAAWMRRLPGPLAVLLIATAVNALLHLPIDTIGSRFGGIPQDLPGFGFPALSLSTLGKLIAPALTIALLGAIESLLSARVADSQIDDRHDPNQELMAQGIANVVAPLFGGFAATGAIARTATNIRSGGRTPVAGMLHGLVLLAVVLALAPLASHIPLATLSAIVVVVSVNMGEWHAFGWRELTRYSVQYRAILLGTFIVTVVFDLTLAVELGMVLASLFFIYRMSDLTRIERIPLEDYYGVDALARDDGTPRIIAYRVFGSLFFGAANKLENLLLMQDGHPDALILDMEKVINIDTTGLDILQTLHRNLQKRGAELILCDLNSQPASILERSGFAETLGRDHLAGNITDALFRAQRTGGLVPEVSYA